A region of Massilia sp. WG5 DNA encodes the following proteins:
- a CDS encoding gamma-butyrobetaine hydroxylase-like domain-containing protein, which produces MPTPTSLTIRQQSKILEIAFDDGAAFSIPFELMRVYSPSAEVKGHGPGQEVLQVGKRNVGIEGVEPVGNYAVKPLFTDGHNSGIFTWDYLYKLGREHDALWQDYLQRLQAAGFAGDSGREPGTVLPGASAKPHACGHHH; this is translated from the coding sequence ATGCCCACGCCCACCAGCCTCACCATTCGCCAGCAGTCAAAAATCCTGGAAATCGCCTTCGACGACGGCGCCGCCTTCTCCATCCCTTTCGAGCTGATGCGCGTGTATTCGCCCTCGGCCGAAGTGAAGGGGCACGGCCCCGGCCAGGAAGTACTACAGGTCGGCAAGCGCAATGTCGGCATCGAAGGTGTCGAGCCGGTCGGCAACTATGCCGTGAAGCCGCTGTTCACCGACGGCCACAACTCCGGCATCTTCACCTGGGACTACCTGTACAAGCTGGGCCGTGAACACGACGCGCTGTGGCAGGACTACCTGCAGCGCCTGCAGGCGGCCGGCTTCGCGGGCGACAGCGGGCGCGAGCCGGGCACGGTGCTGCCGGGCGCCAGCGCCAAGCCGCACGCCTGCGGCCACCACCACTAA
- a CDS encoding cold-shock protein encodes MATGTVKWFNDSKGFGFIKPDDGGDDLFAHFSAINTAGFKSLAENQRVSFEITTGPKGKQAANIQPQ; translated from the coding sequence ATGGCGACTGGCACTGTGAAATGGTTCAACGATTCCAAGGGTTTCGGCTTCATCAAACCGGATGACGGTGGTGATGATCTGTTCGCGCACTTCTCGGCGATCAACACGGCCGGCTTCAAATCCCTGGCGGAGAACCAGCGCGTCAGCTTCGAAATCACCACCGGGCCCAAGGGCAAGCAAGCGGCTAACATCCAGCCGCAATAA